The following are encoded together in the Flavihumibacter fluvii genome:
- a CDS encoding VCBS repeat-containing protein, whose translation MLCGCQNQPDQTTTKEGNPIFVQLSPEETNINFQNTLTEGLNTNILMYEYFYNGGGIAAGDFNNDGLTDIYFTSNMGENKFYLNKGQLKFQDITLESRAGGRPGPWKTGVNTVDINADGKLDIYLCYSGALPPEKRANQLFINKGNDSQGIPVFEEKAAEFGLASTGFSNQSYFLDYDKDGDLDMLLLNHNPKNLPILNEVSTAQLFKVDNPDKGLRLFQQNSGVFKDVTVPAGINGSELSYGLGLGISDFNQDGWPDFYVSNDYAVPDYYYINNKNGTFTNQLNSSLGHTSQFSMGNDVADINNDNLTDILTLDMLPADNHRQKLLLAPDNYDKFNLNLRNGFYYQYMRNMLQLNNGNGTFSEIGQMAGISNTDWSWSALLADYDNDGWKDLFVTNGYFRDYTNLDFINYMNDYVQQKGRLQREDVMEIIKQMPSSNVVNYIFQNNHNGQFSNANQEWGITQASNSNGAIYADLDNDGDLDLVVNNINLPAFVYKNGSQSLSKNHFLQVHLVGEGGNTQGLGARVTIYQKGQPQTVEQNPARGYLSAVSHTLHFGLGDAESADSLVITWNSGKVQRKYNIKANQELALVEKDAKEIFSANPPSRKWFAETTPDIKYSGADTTINDFNRQPLLISQFSYHGPCMEKFDLNNDGLQDVLIGGEVGRATSLFMQQKNGSFIARKIPVFEKDKAFDDAAIAVFDANGDGHQDIYIASGGYHEFNATDTLLQDRLYLNDGHNDFLKSSGLPKVIGSKSCVKVQDINGDGFVDVFVGGRVVPGRYPETPHSYILMNDGNGKFSDQTEKICPDLLSIGMVTDAQWVDLDLDKKNELVVVGEWMPVTVFREVARRLVNSTQQFFEKSYTGWWNTVSVTDLNGDQRPDLIIGNMGRNAQFNASEKEPLEMYYKDFDQNGSVDPVFSFYIQGKRYPYITRDELVSQLPAMRKRFSNFSSYADITLDELFPANELKDAKHLVAEYLGTTCFINGPSGKFSIAELPAEAQYSPVHTINQLDFNKDGHTDLLLCGNNSRTKIRLGKFDANYGVLLAGDGKGHFNYIPQSASGFNLWGDIRSCVQIKDKLYFARNAKSLVMYTMQKQKK comes from the coding sequence ATGTTATGCGGCTGCCAAAACCAGCCAGATCAAACAACCACAAAAGAGGGTAACCCAATATTTGTACAACTCAGCCCGGAGGAAACAAATATTAATTTTCAAAACACCCTTACAGAAGGATTGAACACCAATATCCTCATGTACGAGTATTTCTATAATGGTGGCGGAATTGCAGCCGGCGATTTTAATAATGACGGGTTAACAGATATTTATTTCACCTCAAATATGGGCGAGAATAAATTCTACCTTAATAAGGGACAACTGAAATTCCAGGATATTACTCTTGAATCAAGGGCAGGCGGAAGGCCCGGACCCTGGAAAACCGGTGTCAATACGGTAGATATCAATGCGGATGGTAAACTGGATATTTATCTTTGTTATTCGGGTGCTTTACCACCAGAGAAACGGGCCAACCAGCTGTTTATCAACAAGGGTAACGATAGCCAGGGTATCCCGGTCTTTGAAGAAAAAGCTGCAGAATTCGGACTCGCCAGTACCGGGTTCAGCAACCAATCCTATTTCCTCGATTACGATAAAGACGGCGACCTGGATATGCTCCTGCTGAACCATAATCCTAAAAACCTGCCTATTCTTAATGAAGTCAGTACAGCCCAATTATTTAAGGTAGATAATCCCGATAAAGGCCTTCGCCTGTTTCAACAAAATAGCGGAGTTTTTAAAGATGTGACTGTTCCTGCTGGTATTAACGGGTCTGAACTGAGTTATGGACTCGGTTTGGGCATTTCAGACTTTAACCAGGATGGCTGGCCCGATTTCTATGTCTCCAATGACTACGCTGTCCCTGATTATTACTATATCAACAATAAAAATGGCACATTCACCAACCAGCTGAATTCGAGCCTCGGCCATACCAGCCAGTTTTCCATGGGGAATGATGTTGCTGACATCAATAATGATAACCTTACCGATATTCTTACCCTTGATATGCTTCCGGCAGATAACCACCGGCAAAAATTATTACTCGCACCAGATAACTACGACAAATTTAACCTGAACCTGCGCAACGGATTTTATTACCAGTATATGCGTAACATGCTCCAACTGAATAATGGCAACGGAACATTCAGTGAAATCGGACAAATGGCAGGCATATCCAACACCGACTGGAGCTGGTCGGCTTTACTGGCCGACTACGACAATGACGGCTGGAAAGATCTCTTTGTGACCAACGGATATTTCAGGGATTATACCAATCTCGATTTTATCAATTACATGAATGATTATGTGCAACAAAAAGGGCGGCTACAGCGGGAAGATGTCATGGAGATCATCAAACAAATGCCGTCTTCCAATGTGGTGAACTATATTTTCCAGAACAATCATAATGGCCAATTCAGTAACGCCAACCAGGAATGGGGCATCACCCAGGCATCAAACAGTAATGGTGCAATATATGCCGACCTGGATAATGATGGAGACCTGGACCTTGTTGTAAATAATATCAACCTGCCGGCTTTTGTTTATAAGAACGGATCCCAAAGCCTTAGCAAAAATCATTTTCTGCAGGTTCATCTTGTAGGGGAAGGTGGCAATACACAAGGATTGGGTGCCAGGGTCACTATCTATCAGAAAGGTCAGCCACAAACTGTGGAACAAAATCCGGCAAGAGGCTATCTCTCTGCTGTTTCTCACACGCTTCATTTTGGTTTGGGCGATGCTGAATCAGCAGACAGCCTCGTAATCACCTGGAACAGCGGTAAAGTGCAAAGGAAATATAATATCAAGGCCAACCAGGAACTGGCCCTTGTTGAAAAAGATGCCAAGGAGATTTTTTCAGCCAATCCGCCATCCCGTAAATGGTTTGCTGAAACGACTCCAGATATTAAGTATTCAGGTGCCGATACAACCATTAATGATTTCAACCGCCAGCCCTTACTGATCAGCCAGTTTAGTTATCATGGTCCTTGCATGGAAAAATTTGACCTGAATAACGACGGACTGCAGGATGTTCTGATTGGTGGTGAAGTCGGTAGGGCGACCAGTCTGTTTATGCAGCAAAAGAATGGGTCTTTTATTGCCAGGAAGATTCCTGTTTTTGAAAAGGATAAAGCCTTTGATGATGCAGCAATTGCCGTTTTTGATGCTAATGGTGATGGGCACCAGGATATTTATATTGCCAGTGGCGGCTACCATGAATTTAATGCAACAGACACACTACTGCAGGACCGGCTTTACCTGAATGATGGCCACAATGATTTTTTAAAAAGTAGCGGATTGCCAAAGGTGATTGGCAGCAAGTCCTGCGTAAAGGTCCAGGATATTAATGGGGATGGCTTTGTGGATGTTTTTGTAGGCGGCAGGGTTGTTCCTGGCCGCTACCCTGAAACACCACACTCGTATATTTTGATGAATGACGGAAATGGAAAATTTTCGGACCAAACAGAAAAAATATGTCCGGATTTGTTATCGATAGGTATGGTAACAGATGCTCAGTGGGTTGACCTGGATCTTGACAAAAAAAATGAACTGGTTGTGGTAGGGGAATGGATGCCGGTTACAGTATTTCGTGAAGTAGCCCGCAGGCTTGTCAACAGTACACAACAGTTTTTTGAGAAATCTTATACCGGGTGGTGGAATACTGTTTCAGTAACTGACCTGAATGGCGATCAGCGTCCGGACCTGATCATTGGAAACATGGGACGGAATGCCCAGTTCAATGCTTCGGAAAAAGAACCCCTGGAAATGTATTACAAAGACTTTGACCAGAATGGTTCGGTTGATCCTGTTTTCAGTTTTTATATCCAGGGCAAGAGATATCCTTATATAACCCGGGATGAACTGGTAAGCCAATTACCAGCAATGCGTAAACGCTTTTCTAATTTCAGTAGTTATGCTGATATTACCCTTGACGAACTTTTTCCTGCTAATGAATTAAAGGATGCCAAACATTTGGTTGCCGAATACCTTGGTACAACTTGTTTTATCAACGGCCCTTCCGGCAAATTTTCTATCGCGGAATTGCCGGCAGAAGCGCAGTATTCCCCGGTCCATACGATCAATCAACTTGATTTTAATAAAGATGGACATACAGATCTGTTATTGTGCGGAAATAATAGTCGCACAAAAATCAGGTTGGGTAAGTTTGATGCAAATTATGGGGTATTATTGGCCGGTGATGGTAAGGGCCACTTTAATTATATTCCGCAATCTGCCTCCGGATTTAATTTATGGGGAGATATAAGGAGCTGTGTACAAATAAAAGACAAACTGTATTTTGCGCGCAATGCTAAGTCACTGGTTATGTATACAATGCAAAAGCAAAAGAAATGA
- a CDS encoding RagB/SusD family nutrient uptake outer membrane protein, with translation MKNMKIILGCVAATMVLFSACSKKFLNTVPQDRIDSEATWADGALSQAFVYGVYSALGYGGFEEQALAAYTDEAMFTHSGRNINNFTEGTETPGSMAWVSDTYGWNRMYEAIRDANTAISRLPTSTFTDEVLKERLLGEAYFLRGYYYQQLVRFYGGVPLVKRPYELNEDYTIARSTYEECVNSIISDLDSAALLLDGKSVTDGRASKLAALGLKSRVLLYAASDLHDAATAKSKSATLSAYPNIGIVAYESGDRATRWQAAKAAAKVVLDATSGYKLDLGAPATPEEGKNNYISIAMGGQSAIGDKSAAIELIFQRTHTALYTQEDNWPLGGIHYGINNGPNGYHNWAGNTPIQQLVDDYEMMDGSKFDWDNPEHKADPYTGRDPRFYATILYDGSDWKPRPADVVGVDKANQIQTGYYADGAGGFINGVDTRESPIENWNGSRTHYYTRKFIDPNPALPDNQSNAQVIPWPFLRYTEVVLNYVEACLALNDEAEAKTWLNKIRFRAGMPAITATGQALIDQYRNERRIELAYEEHRYHDARRWMIPAETVGRGIKAIKVEATLKPGKTPLVPYRHDKTVYNYTYTPVNNTENETRTWKDKMYYRPIARDEMNTNTALVQNPGYE, from the coding sequence ATGAAAAATATGAAAATCATTCTTGGCTGCGTCGCTGCAACGATGGTATTGTTCAGCGCCTGCAGTAAGAAATTCCTCAATACTGTTCCACAGGACAGGATTGATAGTGAGGCGACCTGGGCAGATGGCGCACTTTCACAAGCCTTTGTTTACGGTGTATATTCTGCACTTGGGTATGGTGGATTTGAAGAGCAGGCGCTGGCAGCCTATACGGATGAGGCGATGTTCACGCACTCCGGAAGGAATATCAACAACTTTACAGAAGGTACCGAAACGCCTGGTAGCATGGCCTGGGTAAGTGACACATACGGATGGAACCGTATGTATGAGGCAATCCGTGATGCGAATACCGCTATTAGCCGTTTGCCGACTTCAACCTTCACCGACGAGGTATTAAAAGAAAGGCTGTTGGGTGAAGCGTATTTTTTAAGGGGTTATTATTACCAGCAATTGGTAAGGTTTTATGGTGGTGTGCCCCTGGTTAAAAGGCCTTATGAGTTGAATGAAGATTATACTATTGCCAGGAGCACCTATGAAGAGTGTGTTAATTCGATAATTTCAGACCTCGATAGTGCTGCATTGCTTTTAGATGGCAAATCAGTTACTGACGGTCGTGCTTCAAAATTGGCTGCCCTTGGTTTGAAATCCCGCGTTCTGTTATATGCAGCCAGCGATCTGCATGATGCGGCTACCGCAAAATCAAAATCTGCCACCTTAAGTGCGTATCCGAATATTGGAATCGTTGCTTATGAAAGTGGTGACAGGGCAACCCGTTGGCAGGCAGCGAAAGCTGCCGCAAAGGTGGTGTTGGATGCAACCAGTGGGTATAAACTGGACCTGGGCGCCCCGGCAACCCCCGAAGAAGGCAAGAATAACTACATCTCTATCGCAATGGGTGGCCAAAGCGCTATAGGGGATAAATCTGCTGCCATTGAACTCATTTTTCAACGTACACATACCGCCTTATATACCCAGGAAGATAACTGGCCTTTGGGTGGTATCCACTATGGTATCAATAATGGCCCCAATGGTTACCACAACTGGGCAGGAAATACGCCCATCCAGCAATTGGTGGATGACTATGAAATGATGGATGGCAGCAAATTTGACTGGGATAACCCGGAACACAAAGCCGATCCATATACCGGTCGTGATCCACGTTTTTATGCAACCATCCTGTATGATGGTTCTGATTGGAAGCCAAGACCTGCTGATGTAGTTGGTGTAGATAAAGCCAACCAGATCCAAACCGGTTATTATGCGGATGGCGCTGGTGGGTTTATTAACGGTGTTGATACCAGGGAATCGCCTATTGAAAACTGGAACGGTAGTCGTACACACTATTATACCCGTAAGTTCATTGATCCAAACCCTGCTTTGCCGGATAATCAATCCAACGCACAGGTTATTCCATGGCCATTTTTACGGTATACAGAAGTTGTACTGAATTATGTCGAAGCCTGCTTAGCACTGAATGATGAAGCGGAAGCAAAAACCTGGCTGAATAAGATCAGGTTCAGGGCCGGAATGCCTGCCATTACAGCAACGGGTCAGGCATTGATTGATCAGTATCGCAACGAAAGACGTATTGAACTGGCGTATGAAGAACATCGCTACCATGATGCCAGAAGGTGGATGATTCCGGCAGAAACTGTTGGACGTGGTATTAAAGCCATAAAAGTTGAAGCAACGCTTAAACCTGGTAAAACACCACTGGTTCCTTACCGTCATGATAAAACTGTGTATAATTATACCTATACACCAGTTAATAATACAGAAAATGAAACAAGGACCTGGAAGGATAAGATGTATTATCGTCCTATAGCCAGGGATGAAATGAATACGAATACTGCACTGGTTCAAAACCCAGGGTACGAGTAA
- a CDS encoding SusC/RagA family TonB-linked outer membrane protein, whose translation MNHSFKLHQTIGRRSSNFTMLVALLGLTISVPLYSDAAPKNPVDAPYYADREVTGRITDEKGSPISNVSVVVKGTSVGTTTNDDGFFKIMVPDGKNTLVISYVGFKTTEYPLSSSNNVSIVLRQESGTLSDVVVVGYGTQRKVTVTGAVSAVKGEALVKSPAVDLTNSLAGRLPGLVVIQQSGEPGYDGATVSIRGTNTLGNSSPLVIIDGIPDRDGGLGRLNPKDVESISVLKDASAAIYGARAANGAILVTTKKGSSGKPKITYDFNQGWSQPARIPEMSNAYEYATIMNEIPIYKSIPANEWDAAWESIKTTGSYDSPTPGINTLNANYSPEAVQKHKDGSDPWKYPDTDWFGDAFKTWSPQSRHNLQLTGGNESIRFFTSLGYINQDAYYKNSATRYQQYNFRTNITAKINPYITANIGILARREERNFPTESAGSIFRMLMRGRPTEPEVWPNGKPGPDIENGQNPYVITTNATGYQKNPTDFFQSNGSLDITNPWVKGLKLTLSAAVDKSTTVNKIWQTPWTLYTWDKITYEDDGTTPLLVGSIRSNFTDPRLTQTYGQIINTNLTGMLSYDRKFGEGHTINLLAGVTKEEFKGENFLAFRRNFISPAIAQLFAGGSLGQNTDGGGYNRARLGYYGRAQYNYKEKYLAEFVWRYDGSYMFPEDHRFGFFPGILLGWNMTNEDWFKVKGIDYLKLRASYGQMGNDVVYYNGKLQEYAYTAAYSFGSYPINREVMTTLYEPVVRNQDFTWEVANNYNVGLDGSFFGNKLDVTLEYFYNRRDQILIPLTGATPYSTGFVNRLPPVNGGRVDNRGYEFSFAYNTKIGKDVSIRAGINGGYAKNKVVFASERAGAPEYQLATGKPINAFLVYKSAGVFRDQEDINKNTLDYSGVTTTLIPGDMKFEDVNGDGKINGDDQVRLDKNTIPTFNYGATFELRYKGFDLSLLFQGASGAAIRIQTESGDIGNYLKYFNDHRWSIENPSSTDPRLASRGDTYFTGGGYGNNTYYLFDKDYLRLKNLEIGYNLQPGILQKAKISNFRVFANGLNLFTIDKTKVYDPEATVESGVYYPQPRVINLGFSLTF comes from the coding sequence ATGAATCATTCATTTAAGCTTCACCAAACTATTGGTAGGAGAAGTAGCAACTTCACAATGCTGGTTGCACTTCTTGGACTCACCATTTCGGTGCCATTATATAGTGATGCCGCACCAAAAAATCCAGTTGACGCCCCTTATTATGCAGACAGGGAAGTCACCGGTAGAATTACGGATGAAAAAGGTAGTCCGATATCCAATGTCAGCGTGGTCGTAAAAGGTACCTCAGTCGGTACTACCACCAATGATGATGGATTTTTTAAGATTATGGTTCCAGACGGTAAAAACACCCTGGTAATCAGTTATGTTGGATTTAAGACGACAGAATATCCATTAAGCAGTTCAAATAATGTATCTATTGTACTTCGTCAGGAATCAGGAACCCTTTCTGATGTAGTTGTGGTAGGTTATGGAACACAACGGAAAGTTACCGTAACCGGGGCTGTTAGCGCAGTTAAGGGCGAAGCCCTGGTAAAATCTCCCGCAGTTGACCTTACGAACTCCCTCGCCGGCCGTTTGCCTGGCCTTGTGGTTATTCAGCAAAGCGGTGAGCCGGGTTATGATGGCGCTACTGTTAGTATCCGTGGTACAAATACCCTGGGAAATAGCAGCCCATTGGTTATTATTGACGGTATCCCCGATCGTGACGGCGGTCTGGGTCGCCTGAACCCAAAGGATGTTGAGTCCATCTCCGTTTTGAAGGATGCCTCAGCAGCCATTTATGGAGCAAGGGCAGCAAATGGAGCAATCCTTGTTACTACCAAAAAAGGTAGTTCAGGGAAACCCAAGATCACCTACGACTTTAACCAGGGCTGGAGTCAGCCGGCCAGGATTCCGGAAATGTCTAATGCCTATGAGTATGCTACCATCATGAATGAGATTCCAATTTATAAGAGCATTCCGGCAAATGAGTGGGATGCAGCCTGGGAAAGCATTAAAACAACAGGTTCTTATGATTCACCAACGCCTGGAATAAATACCCTCAATGCGAATTATAGTCCGGAAGCTGTTCAAAAACACAAAGACGGCAGCGACCCCTGGAAATATCCCGATACCGATTGGTTTGGAGATGCTTTTAAAACCTGGTCCCCGCAGTCCCGTCACAATTTGCAGTTAACAGGGGGTAATGAAAGTATACGGTTCTTCACATCCCTGGGTTATATCAACCAGGATGCCTATTACAAGAACTCAGCCACCCGCTACCAGCAGTATAATTTCAGAACTAATATTACCGCGAAGATAAATCCTTACATCACTGCGAATATTGGCATACTTGCGCGTCGTGAAGAGCGTAATTTTCCTACGGAAAGTGCAGGTTCCATCTTCAGGATGCTGATGCGTGGCCGTCCGACCGAACCTGAGGTTTGGCCAAACGGTAAACCTGGCCCGGATATTGAAAACGGCCAGAATCCTTACGTGATTACGACCAATGCAACAGGATACCAAAAAAATCCAACCGACTTCTTCCAGTCAAATGGATCGTTAGACATTACCAATCCCTGGGTAAAGGGCCTGAAGTTAACTTTGTCAGCTGCTGTGGATAAGTCCACCACAGTAAATAAAATCTGGCAAACGCCATGGACCTTGTATACCTGGGATAAGATAACCTATGAGGATGATGGCACAACCCCTCTGCTGGTTGGTAGCATTAGGTCCAATTTCACGGATCCCCGCTTAACACAAACCTATGGTCAGATTATAAACACCAACCTTACGGGAATGCTAAGCTATGACCGGAAATTTGGTGAAGGACATACCATTAACTTATTGGCCGGGGTTACCAAGGAAGAATTTAAAGGGGAAAACTTCCTGGCCTTCCGTAGAAATTTTATTTCCCCGGCTATTGCCCAACTTTTTGCAGGAGGTTCTTTGGGACAAAATACTGATGGCGGTGGTTATAACAGGGCCCGCTTAGGATATTATGGTCGCGCACAATACAACTACAAGGAAAAATACCTGGCCGAATTTGTATGGCGTTATGATGGATCATACATGTTCCCTGAAGACCATCGGTTTGGATTTTTCCCTGGAATCCTCTTAGGCTGGAACATGACTAATGAAGATTGGTTTAAAGTTAAAGGGATCGATTATTTGAAATTAAGGGCTTCTTACGGTCAGATGGGTAATGACGTGGTGTATTACAATGGAAAACTGCAGGAGTATGCATACACAGCAGCATATAGTTTTGGATCTTACCCAATCAACAGGGAAGTGATGACTACATTATACGAGCCAGTGGTAAGGAACCAGGATTTCACCTGGGAGGTGGCCAATAACTATAACGTAGGTTTGGATGGTAGCTTCTTTGGGAACAAGTTGGACGTTACCCTGGAGTATTTTTACAACAGACGCGACCAGATTCTTATCCCATTAACTGGAGCTACGCCTTATTCAACAGGATTTGTAAACAGGCTGCCCCCGGTTAATGGCGGAAGGGTAGATAACAGGGGCTATGAATTTAGTTTTGCCTACAATACAAAAATAGGTAAGGATGTTTCTATAAGAGCCGGTATCAATGGTGGCTACGCCAAGAATAAAGTGGTTTTTGCCAGTGAAAGAGCCGGGGCACCTGAGTACCAGCTGGCTACGGGTAAGCCGATTAACGCTTTCCTCGTGTATAAGTCTGCAGGAGTTTTCCGTGATCAGGAAGACATCAACAAAAATACACTTGATTATAGTGGCGTAACGACTACGCTTATTCCCGGAGACATGAAGTTTGAGGATGTAAATGGCGATGGTAAAATAAATGGTGATGACCAGGTTCGTTTGGATAAGAATACCATCCCAACCTTTAATTATGGAGCAACTTTTGAACTTCGATATAAAGGCTTTGATCTAAGCCTGCTTTTTCAGGGAGCATCTGGAGCTGCAATCCGCATTCAAACAGAATCTGGTGACATAGGCAACTATTTGAAATATTTTAACGATCATAGATGGTCTATTGAAAACCCAAGTAGTACAGATCCAAGGCTGGCCAGCAGGGGTGATACCTATTTCACAGGCGGTGGCTATGGAAATAATACCTACTATTTATTCGATAAGGACTATTTACGTTTGAAGAATCTTGAGATAGGGTATAATTTGCAGCCAGGCATTTTACAAAAAGCCAAAATCAGCAATTTCAGGGTATTTGCTAATGGATTGAACTTGTTTACAATTGATAAAACGAAAGTGTATGACCCTGAGGCTACTGTAGAAAGCGGGGTTTACTATCCACAACCAAGGGTGATTAACCTCGGATTCTCCTTAACTTTCTAA
- a CDS encoding acyl-CoA dehydrogenase family protein: MSGAAQQQTTVLKGGEWLIKESAAFETFIPEDYNEEQQMVKDMCAGFLDTEVLPIIDRIDKLEAGLMPSLVLKAGEQGLLGTSIPEDLGGLGKDFITSTLVNEGLGGGFSFSVAVAAHTGIGTLPILYFGTPAQKEKYVTKLGTGEWKGAYGLTEPNSGSDALGAKTNAKLSADGKHYILNGQKCWITNGGFADVYTVFAKVDGDKFTAFIIERGMEGFTQGPEEHKMGIKGSSTVQLYFQDCKVPVENVLGEIGKGHIIAFNILNIGRLKLCAAALGGAKRAFNTSIVYANTREQFKQPISNFGAIKHKIAEMAIRIWVCESALYRTSKWIDNKEVELVAGGKSFAEALLGAAEEYAIECAMLKVYGSEVLDFVVDEGVQIHGGNGYSDEYVISKAYRDSRINRIYEGTNEINRLLTVDMVLKRAMKGKLDLMGPAMNVMKELMAIPDFGSGDEQPFDAEKKSIANFKKAILLAAGGAVQKLMAKIENEQEILMNIADMAIETFNAESALLRVMKMVDQRGEAACQLELDITRTYIYDAADRINKYGKDAINGFAEGDEQRMMLLGLKRFTKVAAFSSKEARRRISAKIIKDNRYPL, translated from the coding sequence ATGTCAGGTGCAGCACAACAACAAACCACCGTCCTGAAAGGCGGGGAATGGTTGATTAAAGAAAGCGCAGCGTTTGAAACCTTTATACCAGAGGATTATAACGAAGAGCAGCAGATGGTGAAAGACATGTGTGCAGGTTTTCTCGATACAGAGGTCCTGCCGATTATTGACCGTATTGATAAACTGGAAGCGGGCCTTATGCCATCCCTGGTTTTAAAGGCAGGTGAGCAGGGCTTATTGGGCACCTCCATCCCTGAAGACCTGGGCGGACTGGGTAAAGATTTTATCACATCAACCCTGGTGAATGAAGGATTGGGTGGTGGATTTTCATTTTCAGTGGCTGTCGCTGCGCATACGGGTATAGGTACGTTGCCGATCCTGTATTTTGGCACACCTGCACAGAAAGAAAAATATGTTACCAAACTGGGTACAGGTGAATGGAAGGGTGCTTATGGGTTAACAGAACCCAATAGCGGAAGTGATGCTCTTGGGGCCAAAACAAATGCAAAATTAAGCGCAGATGGGAAGCATTATATCCTTAATGGTCAAAAATGCTGGATAACCAATGGCGGCTTCGCTGATGTATATACCGTATTTGCTAAAGTTGATGGCGATAAGTTCACCGCATTTATCATTGAAAGAGGGATGGAAGGCTTCACCCAGGGCCCGGAGGAGCATAAGATGGGTATCAAGGGTTCATCAACGGTCCAGCTTTATTTCCAGGATTGTAAGGTGCCTGTAGAAAATGTATTAGGTGAAATTGGCAAGGGACATATTATTGCTTTTAATATCCTGAACATTGGCCGTTTAAAATTATGTGCCGCTGCATTGGGTGGCGCGAAAAGAGCATTTAATACTTCAATTGTATATGCCAATACCCGTGAGCAATTTAAACAGCCGATCAGCAATTTCGGCGCAATTAAGCACAAGATTGCAGAGATGGCCATCAGGATCTGGGTCTGCGAATCTGCCTTATACCGCACTTCCAAATGGATCGATAACAAGGAAGTTGAACTGGTGGCAGGTGGTAAATCATTTGCTGAAGCATTGTTGGGTGCAGCGGAAGAATATGCTATTGAGTGTGCCATGTTAAAAGTGTATGGCAGTGAGGTACTCGATTTTGTAGTGGATGAGGGCGTCCAGATCCATGGTGGTAATGGCTATAGCGATGAGTATGTTATTTCAAAGGCTTATCGTGATAGCCGTATCAACAGAATCTATGAGGGTACCAATGAAATTAACCGGCTACTGACGGTTGATATGGTATTGAAACGCGCAATGAAAGGTAAACTTGACCTGATGGGACCGGCGATGAATGTGATGAAGGAGCTGATGGCCATCCCCGATTTCGGATCCGGCGATGAGCAACCCTTTGATGCCGAAAAGAAAAGCATTGCCAATTTCAAAAAGGCCATTTTATTGGCGGCCGGTGGTGCAGTGCAAAAATTAATGGCTAAAATTGAGAACGAGCAGGAGATCCTTATGAATATTGCGGATATGGCCATTGAGACCTTCAATGCAGAAAGCGCATTGCTCAGGGTCATGAAAATGGTTGATCAGCGGGGCGAAGCTGCCTGCCAGCTTGAACTGGACATTACCCGTACCTATATATATGATGCAGCCGATCGAATCAATAAATATGGAAAAGACGCCATTAATGGCTTTGCTGAAGGCGATGAACAGCGAATGATGTTACTTGGTTTGAAGCGTTTTACTAAAGTAGCTGCTTTTAGCAGCAAGGAAGCCCGACGCCGGATTTCCGCTAAAATTATCAAGGATAACAGGTATCCGCTTTAG
- a CDS encoding MarR family winged helix-turn-helix transcriptional regulator produces the protein MPNNQFKKGELYSFITGKASTAIARRLQKKFNTASLNLTIEQWSVLYHLWKQDGISQQELCNATFRDKPSITRLVDNLEKLKLVKRVSSKEDRRMNMIFLTSEARKMQETSMELAEETLNEALEKVPADQVEICKQVLQIVYDNLK, from the coding sequence ATGCCAAACAACCAATTTAAAAAAGGGGAGCTATACAGTTTTATCACGGGCAAGGCATCCACAGCCATCGCCCGTCGCCTGCAGAAGAAATTCAATACAGCCAGTCTCAATCTCACGATAGAGCAGTGGAGTGTACTGTATCATTTATGGAAGCAGGATGGCATTAGTCAGCAAGAATTATGCAATGCAACCTTCAGGGATAAGCCCAGTATTACAAGACTGGTAGATAATCTGGAGAAATTAAAGCTGGTTAAGCGGGTTTCTTCCAAGGAAGATCGCCGCATGAATATGATTTTTCTTACCAGTGAAGCCAGGAAAATGCAGGAAACTTCTATGGAATTAGCGGAAGAGACCTTAAATGAAGCACTCGAAAAAGTGCCTGCAGACCAGGTGGAAATTTGTAAGCAGGTATTACAGATTGTGTATGATAATCTTAAGTAA